Below is a window of Paraburkholderia azotifigens DNA.
CGTCGCTCAGTTCGGCTTTCAGCTTTTGTGCTTCCTTCAGTTCGCGCTGCACGGATTCGATCCGTGCGTCGAGCGATTCGACTTGCTGGGCGAGACCGTCGCGAATCTGCTGCAGCGATTCCATCGAATAGCCGCGCCGTCCGCTTTCCGTGTTTTCGAGCGGACGCTTCAGCATTTCGGTGATGCCCGCGAGCGAGAAACCGAGTGCGCGCAGACGCAGGATGCGCGAAAAGCGTTCGAGGTCGTCCTCGTCGTAAAGGCGATAGCGGCCCTCGCTGCGGCTGGGCGTCACAAGTCCGCGCTCCTCGTAGTACTTGAGCGTACGCGGCGTGACGTTCAGACGCTCGGCGGCGTCGCGCACGGTGAGCAGAGTGGAAGAGTCGGCGTTCGGCATGTCGGCTTTGCTGATCGGCGTGAAGCATTATAGATAAACGTATTGCTTCCGCATTCACGCACGACCGGGTACGCAGCGAAGTGCGCAAAAGAAAAACGCCCGCATTCCAGCGGGCGTTTTCGCGGATGAACCGTAGCGGGGCGCTTAGCCGCCGCGACGCATCATGTCGAAGAACTCGGCGTTGTTCTTCGTCTGGCGGATCTTGTCGAGCAGGAATTCCATCGCTTCGACTTCGTCCATGTCGTGGATGAACTTGCGCAGCACCCAGATCTTTTGCAGGATCTCGGGCTTGATCAGCAGTTCTTCGCGACGCGTGCCGGACTTGTTCAGGTTGATCGACGGATAGACACGCTTTTCCGCGAGACGGCGCTCGAGGTGCACTTCCATGTTGCCCGTGCCCTTGAACTCTTCGTAGATCACGTCGTCCATGCGGCTGCCCGTTTCGATCAGGGCCGTGCCGATGATGGTCAGCGAGCCGCCTTCCTCGATGTTGCGCGCCGCGCCGAAGAAGCGCTTCGGACGTTGCAGCGCGTTCGCGTCGACACCGCCCGTCAGCACCTTGCCCGATGCCGGCACGACCGTGTTGTACGCACGCGCGAGACGCGTGATCGAGTCGAGCAGAATCACGACGTCGTTCTTCATTTCGACGAGGCGCTTGGCTTTTTCGATCACCATTTCGGCGACCTGCACGTGACGCGCGGCCGGTTCGTCGAAGGTCGAGGCGATCACTTCGCCCGCCACCGAGCGCTGCATTTCCGTCACTTCTTCAGGACGTTCGTCGATCAGCAGCACGAACAGGATTACGTCCGGATGGTTCTGCTTGATCGCATGCGCGATGTGCTGAAGCATCACGGTCTTGCCGGACTTCGGCGACGCGACGAGCAGACCGCGCTGGCCTTTGCCGATGGGCGCGATCATGTCGATGATGCGGCCCGTGACATTCTCTTCGCCACGCATTTCACGTTCGAGCAGCAGCACCTTGTTCGGGTGCAGCGGCGTCAGGTTCTCGAACATGATCTTGTGCTTCGAGGCTTCCGGCGGCTGGCCGTTGACCTTGTCGACCTTCACCAGCGCGAAGTAGCGCTCGCCGTCCTTCGGCGTGCGGACTTCGCCTTCGATCGTGTCGCCCGTATGCAGGTTGAAGCGGCGAATCTGCGACGGACTGATATAGATGTCGTCCGTACTCGCGAGATACGAGGTTTCAGGCGAACGCAGGAAACCGAAGCCGTCCGGCAGCACTTCGAGCGTGCCGTCACCGAAGATGGTTTCGCCCGTTTTGGCGCGTTTTTTTAGAATGGCGAACATCAACTCCTGCTTGCGCAGGCGGTTGGCACTTTCGATCTCGAGGCCATTGGCCATCTCGATCAATTGGGACACGTGCAGAGTCTTAAGCTCGGATAAATGCATACGGAGAACCCGCAGAGAAGGTGCGACCTGAAATGAAATCTGGGAGGAGAAGTGAGCGGAACCGCTCAAGGACTTACTCGTCTTTTAGACGTTTTATGGATTCTAGCATAGCACACGCCAAAACCAGCCTGCGCGGCCGGTTCGTGTCGGCGCATGATTCTTGTTGTCAATGTTGTCCGCCGACAACAAGAATCATGCGGCTCGCTCGATGCCCGACTTCATGACACATCGAAGCACTGCGCGAAGCAATGCGGCGAGCCGGGCAGCGCGCAGTCTCTGCGCGCTAACCGCGTATGCGAATCAGAGGTTGCCGTCGAGGAACGCGGTGAGCTGCGACTTCGACAATGCGCCGACCTTCTGCGCCGCGACTGCGCCGTTCTTGAAGAGGATCAGCGTGGGGATGCCGCGCACGCCGAACTTGACGGGCGTGGACTGATGTTCGTCGACATTGATCTTGGCGATCTGCAGGCGATCGGCGTAGTCCTTCGCCACTTCGTCGAGGATCGGCGCGATCATCTTGCACGGGCCGCACCATTCTGCCCAGAAGTCGAGCAGCACGGGTTTGTCGGATTTGACGACGTCCTGTTCAAACGACGCGTCGCTAATATGCTTGATGTGTTCGCTCATTTGTGTGAATACCTCTTTCGGTTCGAGGCCTGCTTTGAATGCCCGCCACGATACAACAAAATCAGAAAACCTACCGTTCGCTTTGCCACAGGACAAACCATGGAAGCCGACGCGGGAAGTATCGTGGGGACACCTTCGAGAGGGCGGACTGGCTTGGCTTTGCGGATCACTTGAACGTCAGTTTAGCCTAAATTGCTATGCGTTGCCCGTCGTGATAGTACGCATTCCGACAGTAGGGTTTCGTGCCGCGCCGTGCGTGCTGGGCCTGATGTCTTCCTGCATGCGGAGCGCGGTGGCTTCCTCGTGACGACACGTATCTGGAGTTCGTGAGCGCGAACACAAGAGGGTGGCCGTGAAGGCTCGAGCAGCTTTTCTTCAGCTTTTCTCCGTGAGCCTCTCGCGTGGCGCATCCAGCGATGTTAGAATGTGTCGTGACGGGCCTCCTCGCATGGAGGGGCGGTCAACCTGGTCAGGTCGGGAACGAAGCAGCCACAGCCGTTTTCCGCCAGTGCCGAGGGTCGGGCTCGTCACCTTCCTTTCTTGTTTTCTGCTTCATTTCTGTCTTACTCCCCGGTTTCATTCTTGCTCAGCGTCGTTCGAAACGCGGCGTTCATCTATCGCCTCCGTAGCGAAATTCAATGATCCGTCAAAGCGTTGTCGCGCCTCGCGCGGGCACGCGATCGATTCGTCTTTTCGCGTCAGCGTTGCTGATACAATTTCCGGATGACCTATCAAGTTCTCGCACGCAAATGGCGGCCGAAGGATTTCGCTTCGCTCGTCGGACAGGAGCACGTGGTGCGCGCGCTCACGCACGCGCTTGACGGCGGCCGTCTGCATCACGCCTATCTGTTTACGGGCACGCGGGGCGTCGGCAAGACGACGCTGTCGCGGATCTTCGCGAAGGCGCTCAACTGCGAGACGGGCGTCACGGCCACGCCTTGCGGCGTGTGTCGCGCGTGTCGCGAGATCGATGAAGGGCGCTTCGTCGATTACGTCGAGATGGACGCGGCGAGCAATCGCGGCGTCGACGAAATGGCCGCGCTGCTGGAGCGTGCCGTGTATGCGCCCGTCGATGCGCGCTTCAAGGTCTATATGATCGACGAAGTGCACATGCTGACGAACCACGCGTTCAACGCGATGTTGAAGACGCTGGAAGAGCCGCCGGCGCACGTCAAGTTCATCCTCGCCACGACCGATCCGCAAAAGATTCCTGTCACAGTGCTCTCGCGCTGTCTTCAGTTCAACCTGAAGCAGATGCCGGCAGGGCATATCGTGTCGCATCTCGAGCGCATTCTCGGCGAAGAGAACATTCCGCATGAAGCGCAGGCGCTGCGCCTGCTCGCGCGCGCCGCGGACGGCTCGATGCGCGATGCGCTGTCGCTGACCGATCAGGCTATTGCGTATTCGGCGAACCAGGTGACGGAAGAAGCCGTACGCGGCATGCTCGGCGCGCTCGATCAAAGTTATCTGATCCGCTTGCTCGATGCGCTCGTCGCGGGCGACGGTACAGCCGTGCTGTCCGTGGCCGACGAAATGGCTTTGCGCAGCCTGTCGTTCTCGACGGCGCTGCAGGATCTGGCGAGCCTGTTGCACAAGATTGCGTGGGCGCAATTCTCACCGTCGTCGGTGCTCGAAGAGTGGCCGGAAGCCGCCGATCTGCGCCGTTTCGCAGACGCGCTGAATCCCGAGCAGGTTCAGCTGTTCTATCAGATCGCAACGATCGGCCGAAGCGAGCTGGGTCTCGCGCCCGACGAATACGCCGGTTTCACGATGACGCTGCTGCGCATGCTCGCGTTCGAACCCGCGCCGAATGGCGGCGGAGGCGGTGGCGTGACGCCGGCTGGACGTTCGACCGTGCCGGCGGCGGGCGCAAAGCGCACGGGTGCGCCCGTTGCAGCCGCACCGCAAGCTCGCGCGAGCGAGCCGGCTGCGCCATCCGTCGCGGCAGCGCCGCGCGTTGCGCCGGTGGCAAAGCCTGAACTCGCGCCCGTTCAGCCCCAAGCCGTCCGCGAGGTGTCTGCGCCTGCGGATCCCGTTGCGCCGGATATCGAAGCAGCGCCTGTCGATGCAGAGGTGACGCCGTTATCCTCGGTCGAATCGGGCGCGAACGCACAGGTGTCCGAGCCAGAAGAAAAAGCTGCGCCGCAAGACGAGACGCCCGTGCCGCCTGCAGCCGCCCCGCGTCGCGCAGGCGGCGCGAGCGCAGCGCTCGACGTATTGCGTAGTGCGGGCATGAAGGTTTCGACGGATCGTGGCCGTTCGGCTGCATCTACACCTGTCGCAGCGGTAGCACCCGCAGCGCCCGCCAAACCGGCCGCGCCGCGCGTCGCCGTGCGCGTGCCGACGCCTGATCCCGCACGCCGCGCCGCAGCCGCCGCGCAACAGGACAGCGCTGTGCGCGCACCCGCTTCTCGTCCCGCGCAGCCGCAAGGCGCATCGGCCGTTCCGCCGTGGGAAGACATTCCGCCCGACGACTACATGCCGGCATCCTCGGACGACGCATTCTTTGCGCCGCCCGACGACAGCTTCGTGCCCGTCTTCGACAGCGGTCCCGACGACATGCTCGTTGGCCGGAGTCAGGCGGCCGCGCCCGCGCCTGCGCCCGTCGTCGATATCCGCACGCTGCCGCCTGCCGTGCCGCTCGACGCCATCGGCTTCGACGGCGACTGGCCGGCGCTCGCCGTCACGCTGCCGCTCAAGGGCATCTCGTATCAGCTCGCCTTCAACAGCGAGCTGATGGCCGTCAACGGCAAGACACTGAAACTCAACGTCGCGGTCCAGCTGTACACCGAGCCCGCGCAGATCGCGAAGCTCAAGGCGGCGCTCGCCGAGCGCCTGGGCAGCGAGATCGACGTGCAGGTCGAAGTCGGCCCCGTGAAACGCACGGGCGCCGTCCTCGATTCGATCGAGCGCGCCAAACGTCAGCAGGAAGCCGAACGCGAGATCGGTGCCGATCCGTTCGTGCAGTCGCTGATCCGCGAGTTCGGTGCGAGCATCGTGCCGGGCTCGGTTCGTCCGCTGATGCCGGGCGGCGAAGGCGGCCAGAGCGCGGCCCACTGATATCCGCGCGCGCCGCCATCGCGCCCAACCGAATTAACTATCACGAAGGAGCAAGTCCATGATGAAAGGCCAACTCGCCGGGCTGATGAAGCAGGCCCAGCAGATGCAGGAAAACATGAAGAAGATGCAGGAGCAACTCGCGCAGATCGAAGTCGAGGGGCAGTCGGGCGCAGGCCTCGTCAAGGTGACGATGACCTGCAAGAACGATGTGCGCCGCGTGTCGATCGACCCGAGCCTGCTCGCCGACGACAAGGACATGCTCGAAGACCTCGTTGCCGCTGCATTCAACGATGCCGTGCGCAAGGCCGAGGCTACCGCGCAGGAAAAAATGGGCGGCATGACGTCCGGCCTGCCGCTGCCGCCGGGCTTCAAGCTGCCGTTCTAATCGCGCAGCATGTGTCGCGCGCGGGCGTGAGGTCATGTCCGCGCGCCGGCCGTTCACGGCCGGACGGCGCGCCTTTTCGCGCGCAGCGACACGACGCGATTCAACCTGTCTCCATCGACGCCGCCGTACCAGCATGAAACAACCTTCCGCCTTGTCGGCGCTCGTCGAAGCGCTGCGCGCGCTGCCCGGCGTCGGTCCGAAGTCCGCGCAGCGCATGGCGTATCACCTGATGCAGCACGACCGCGACGGCGCCGAAAAGCTCGGCCGCTCGCTGCTGTTCGCGACCGAGCATCTGCAGCACTGCGAGAAGTGCAACACCTTCACGGAAGCGCAGATCTGCGAGGTCTGCAGCGACACCGAGCGCGATCCGACCTTGCTGTGCGTCGTCGAAACACCCGCCGACCAGATCATGCTCGAACAGACGATGACCTGGCGCGGCCTGTATTTCGTGCTGATGGGGCGCCTCAGCCCGCTCGACGGCATCGGCCCGAAGGAAATCCATTTCGACCGGCTCGTGAAGCGCGCGACGGACGGCGTCGTCAAGGAAGTCGTGCTCGCGACCAACTTCACCAACGAAGGCGAAGCCACCGCGCATTATCTCGGCCAGACGCTGAAGGCGCGCGGCCTGTCCGTCACGCGGCTGGCGCGCGGCGTGCCCGTCGGCGGCGAACTCGAATATGTCGACGCGGGCACGATCGCGCGCGCGATGCTCGACAGGCGTTCGATGTAGCGCTTCGGCGTCTGGCGAACGCGGTCTGTCCGACACAACAAGATCAGGAGACACATGAGCGCATCGACCCCTACCACGCCGACGGGCAGATCTGCAGGACCGCTCGCGGGCGTCAAGGTGCTCGAACTCGGCACGCTGATCGCGGGCCCGTTCGCCGCGCGTTTTCTCGGCGAGTTCGGCGCCGATGTCATCAAGATCGAAGATCCGAAGGGCGGCGATCCGCTTCGCAAATGGCGCAAGCTCTATCCCGAAGTGGGCGGCACGTCGCTGTGGTGGGCCGTGCAGGCGCGCAACAAGAAATCGGTGACGATCAATCTGAAGGCCGACGAAGGCAAGGAAATCGTCCGCAAGCTCGCAAAAGAAGCGGATATCGTCGTCGAGAATTTCCGGCCCGGCCTGCTCGAAAAGCTCGGGCTCGGCTACGACGTGCTGTCGGCGGAGAACCCCGGCCTAGTGATGGTGCGCCTGTCCGGCTACGGGCAGACGGGACCGTATCGCGACCGTCCGGGCTTCGGCGCGATCGCCGAGTCAATGGGCGGGCTGCGGCACATTACGGGCTATCCGGATCTGCCGCCGCCGCGCATCGGCATTTCCATCGGCGATTCGATCGCCGCGCTGCACGGCGTGATCGGCGCGCTGATGGCGCTGCATCATAAGCAGGCGAACGGCGGCAAAGGGCAGGTCGTCGACGTTGCGCTCTACGAAGCCGTCTTCAACATGATGGAAAGCGTGGTGCCCGAATACGGCGTGTACGGCATGGTGCGCGAACGCACGGGCGCGTCGCTGCCGGGCATCGTGCCGTCCAATACCTATCCGTGCCGCGACGGCAGCATCGTGATCGGCGGCAACAGCGATCCCATTTTCAGGCGGCTGATGCTCGCGATCGACCGCGACGATCTTGCCAACGATCCCGCCCTCGCGCATAACGACGGCCGCGTGCCGCGCACGCAGGAAATCGACGGCGCGATCGCAGCGTGGCTCGCCGACCGCATGATCGACGAAGCGCTCGACGTGCTCAACGCCGCCGACGTGCCCGTGGGCCGCATCTACAGCGTCGCCGACATGTTTACTGATCCGCAATACGTTGCGCGCCAGATGATCCAGACGTTCAAATGGCAGGACGGCCGCGACATCACGCTGCCGAACGTCACGCCGAAGCTCTCGGAAACGCCCGGTGAGACGCGCTGGCTGGGGCCCGAACTGGGTGAACATACGGATGAAGTTCTGCAAACGCTGGGTTATGATGCGGACCACATCGCGAGGTTGCACGCGCAACAGATCGTGTAGCCCACGGGCAAATTAGCGCTACGGCGCGCAGACGGGCGCACAAACGGTGCACAGCTCGCAACAGAACAAAAAACGGAGACAGGACCATGCAACGAAGAAGCTTTCTCGCAGGCTCGGCGGCACTCGCGGGCGCAACGCTCGCCGGCTCGCCGCTCGCTTTCGCACAGAGCGCACAGAACAAGCTGGAGACGTCGAAAGTCGCGATCGCCGTCGGCGGCAAGAATCTTTTCTACTATCTGCCGCTCACCATTGCCGAGCGCCGCAATTTCTTCAAGGACGAAGGGCTCGAAGTGGAAATCTCCGACTTCGCGGGCGGCTCGCAGGCGTTGAAGGCGGCCGTTGGCGGCAGCGCGGACGTCGTGTCCGGCGCGTTCGAGCATACGCTGCTGCTGCAGGCGAAGAACCAGTATTTCCGCGAATTCGTGCTGCAAGGGCGCGCGCCGCAGATCGTGCTCGCCGTGTCGAAGAAGACCATGCCGGGCTACAAGTCGATCGCCGATCTGAAGGGCAAGAAGATCGGTGTGACGGCGCCGGGTTCGTCGACGTCGATCATGGCCAGCTTCGTGCTCGCGAAGGCCGGGCTGACCGCGAAGGACGTGTCGTTTATCGGCGTCGGCGCCGGTGCGGGTGCGATCGCCGCGCTGCAGTCGGGACAGGTCGACGCGCTCGCGAATCTCGATCCCGTCATGACCAAGCTCGAGCGTTCGGGCGAAATCCGCGTCGTGTCGGATACGCGCACGCTCAACGACACGCACACCGTGTTCGGCGGCAATATGCCCGCCGGTTGCCTGTACGCGTCGCAATCGTTCATCAGCAAGAATCCGAATACCACGCAGGCGCTGACCAACGCGATGGTGCGCGCGCTCAAGTGGCTGCAGACGGCAACGGGCACCGAACTGATCAACACCGTGCCCGAGTCGTATCTGCTCGGCGATCGCGCGCTGTATCTGGACTCGTGGCAGCACGTGAAAGAGGCCATGTCGCCCGACGGCCTGATGCCCGCCGACGGTCCCGCGACGTCGCTGAAGACGCTGCAGGCATTCGACGAAACGGTGAAGGGCAAGCCGATCGATCTGTCGAAGGCATGGACGAACGACTTCGTGAAGAAAGCGCTCGCCACCGTTAAGGCGTAACACGCCTTAACGACAGGAATCGCGAACCGTGCCGGGTGTGACTCGCCCGGCCATGCATTTGGCGGCATGCTCGCGCGCGTGCCACGAACGCATCAGCGTGACGCACCCACATCGAACCACCGAAGCATCGAAAGAAGCGAGCCGAACGATGACCGTTGCCGCCCTGGCGCTCGAAAACATCACCTGCACGTTTGCGTCGCGCGAGAAGCGCGGGCAGCGCTACACCGCAGTCAAGGACACGACGCTGCGCATCGCGCCGGGCGAGTTCGTGTCCGTGGTTGGACCGACGGGCTGCGGCAAGTCGACCTTGCTGAACGTGGGCGCGGGGCTGCTCGAACCGTCGTCCGGCGCGGTGACGGTGTTCGGCGAAACGCTGAAGGGCATCAACCGGCGCGCGGGCTACATGTTCCAGGCGGATGCGCTGATGCCATGGCGTTCGGCCTTCGACAACGTGCTGGCAGGGCTGTCGTTCCACGACGTGCCGCGCGCGGAAGCCCGCGCACGCGCCGACGAATGGCTCAAGCGCGTCGGCCTTGGCGGCTTCGGGGACCGTTATCCGCATCAGTTGTCGGGCGGCATGCGAAAGCGGGTCGCGATGGCGCAGACGCTGATTCTCGATCCCGACATCATCCTGATGGACGAGCCGTTTTCCGCGCTCGACATCCAGACGCGCCAATTGATGGAAAACGAACTGCTCGATCTGTGGGCGGCAAAGCGCAAGGCTGTGCTGTTCATCACGCACGATCTGGACGAAGCGATCGCGATGTCGGATCGCGTCGTCGTGTTGTCGGCGGGGCCGGGCACACGGCCGATCGGCGAGTTCAGGATCGACCTGCCGCGTCCGCGAGACGTCGCCGAAGTGCGCACGCATCCGCGCTTCGTCGAACTGCATGCGCAGATCTGGGGCGTGCTGCGCGACGAAGTGCTCAAGGGTTATCAACAGCAACTGAACGTCGCGCCGGAGGGCAACTGAGATGTGGAAAGCATGGCGCCCGAATCGCTCGAATCTCGCCATCTGGCAGTGGCTGCTGCTCGTATTGTGCTTCGTGCTCTGGTACGTGCTGACGAGCCCGACGCTCTTGCCCGCCTTCTATTTCGACGATCCGAACAAGGCCGCGTTCTTTTTCGGCGAGCCTCAGAAAGTTCTGGTGCGGATCTGGGAATGGTTCGCTTCAGGTGAGATTTATCTGCATCTGTGGATCACGCTGATCGAGACGGTGCTAGCGTTCGCGCTCGGCACGGTGCTGGGGCTGGGCGTCGGTTTGTGGCTCGCGCTGTCGCCGCTCGCGAGCGCGCTATTCGATCCGTACATCAAGGCCGCGAACTCGATGCCGCGCGTGATTCTCGCGCCGATTTTCGGCGTGTGGTTCGGGCTCGGCATCTGGTCGAAGGTCGCGCTCGGCGTGACGCTCGTGTTCTTCATCGTGTTCTTCAACGTCTATCAGGGCGTGAAGGAAGTGAGCCCCGTCGTGCTCGCGAACGCGCGCATGCTCGGCGCGAGCCGCAAGCAGCTGCTGCGCGCCGTCTATCTGCCGAGCGCGATGAGCTGGGTGTTTTCGAGCTTGCACACGTCGGTGGGGCTGGCGTTCGTCGGCTCGGTGGTCGGCGAGTATCTGGGCTCGGCGCGCGGCGTCGGCTATCTGATCCTGCAGGCCGAAGGCACATTCGACATCAACACCGTGTTCGCAGGGATTCTCGTGTTGACGGCTTTTGCGCTGATTCTCGATGCGATCGTTGGTGTGCTTGAGAAGCGTCTGATGAAGTGGCAACCGAAGAGCGGCGAGACAGAGAAAATCTGATTGCACTTCACGGTGAATGCGAAGCGGCGCGCGAGCTCGCAGGGGCCACGCGCCGTTTTCACGTTCAGGGCTGGCTAACGCTCAAGGCGTGATGACGATCTTGCCGAGCACCCGGCGCTGCGCCATGTCGTTGAGCGCGCGCGGTGTGTCTTCGAGCGGGTAGCGCGCCGACACCAGCGGCTTGAGCTTGCCCGCGCGTATCCAGCCGAGCATCTCCTGAAACGCAGCCGCATTGCGCTGCGGCTCGCGCCGCGCAAAATCGCCCCAGAACACACCGACGATGCTCGCGCCTTTCAGCAGCGCGAGATTGAGCGGCAGCCTGGGAATTTCGCCGTTCGCAAAGCCGACCACGAGATAACGCCCGCGCCAGCCGATGCTGCGGAAGGCCGGCTCCGCATAGCTGCCGCCGACGGGGTCGTAAATCACGTCTGGCCCATTGCCGTCCGTAAGCGCCTTGATGCATTCGCGGAGGTCTTCCGTCGCGTAGTTGATGGTTGCGTCCGCACCGTGCGCGACGCAGGTCGCGAGTTTTTCGTCGCTCGATGCCGCCGCGATCACGCGCGCGCCGAGCGCCTTGCCGATTTCGACGGCGGCGAGGCCGACGCCGCCCGCCGCACCGAGCACGAGCATCGTTTCGCCCGCTTTCAGTGCCGCGCGATCGACCACCGCGTGATGCGACGTGCCATACGCGAGCGTGAAGATCGCGGCTGTTTCGAGATCGGCATCGTCGGGCAGCGGCACGCAGGCGGCTGCGTCGGCGACGGCCTGCTCGGCGAACCCCCCTTGTTGCGTGTACGCGACCACGCGCATGCCGGGACTGAACTGTGTGACGCCATCGCCGACGGCGCGCACGATGCCCGCCACTTCCGCGCCGGGCGTGAAGGGCAGGGGCGGCTTGAACTGATACTTGTTCTGGATGATCAGCACATCGGGAAAATTGACGCTCGCCGCTTTCACGTCGATCGCGACCTGGCCGGCTTGCGGCAGGAGATCGGGCAACTCTTCGATGCTCAGGGTTTCAGGCGGGCCGTACTGGTTGCAGCGGATTGCGCGCATCGCGTCTCCCATCGATAGGTGTGCGTTACAGTCGTCAAGGATTCATGCACGCTTCATAAGCGTGCTTCCGGGTTGTGTCCAGCCGTTGCATCCATTCCGCAACGCACGTGACGCGACGAACCCCCGCGGTCGGCCAGTGTAATGCAGGTGCGAACGACCGTGCGCTTTCGATGCCGTGCATAGCACGTCGCGGGGCGCTTGAAAGCATAGGCATGCACGGGCTTCGTGTGTCGTTCGCGTGCCTTGTTTCCTCGGTTACAATCGCCGCATGCGAATCCTACTCAGCAATGACGACGGTTATCTGGCGCCAGGCCTTGCTGCGCTTTACGAAGCGCTGAAGCCGCTCGCCGATGTCACCGTGATGGCCCCCGAACAGAATTGCAGCGGCGCATCGAATTCGCTGACGCTGTCGCGTCCGCTGTCGGTGCTGCGCTCGGCCAATGGCTTCTACTACGTGAACGGCACGCCGACCGACTCCGTCCATATCGCGTTGACGGGCATGCTCGACCATACGCCCGATCTCGTCGTGTCGGGTATCAACAACGGCCAGAACATGGGCGAGGACACGCTGTACTCGGGCACCGTCGCGGCGGCTACGGAAGGCATCATGTTCGGCGTACCCGCTATCGCCTTTTCGCTGGTCGACAAGGACTGGGTGCACCTGGAAGACGCGACGCGGGTCGCGGCGGAAATCGTCGCGCATTATCTCGAAAGTCCGTTGCCCGGCCACCCGTTGCTGAACGTCAACATTCCGAACCTGCCTTACGAGCAGCTGCGCGAATGGCGCATCACGCGCCTCGGCAAGCGGCATCCGTCGCAGCCGGTGATCCGGCAGACCAATCCGCGCGGCGAACCGATCTACTGGATCGGGCCGTCGGGCAGTGCGCGCGATGCCAGCGAAGGCACCGACTTCCATGCAGCGGCGAACGGCTTCGTGTCGATCACGCCGCTGCAGCTCGATCTGACCGATACGGCGATGCTGCCCACGGCGTGCGACTGGGTGCGCGCCGGGAGCGGGACTTCATGACCGGCGAGCGCGCAAAGCGCTTTCCGCTTGGACTCGAAGACCTGGTGCGCGAGCCGCGCCGGGCCGACGCGCGCGCAGGCGATGCGCGCGGCGCGAAAACGGCCAAGCCGGCTGTGTCCAGGCTGGCCGTGCCCAAGCCGGTCGCGCCCAAGCCGGCCGCGCCTAAGCCGGCCGC
It encodes the following:
- a CDS encoding ABC transporter permease, which encodes MWKAWRPNRSNLAIWQWLLLVLCFVLWYVLTSPTLLPAFYFDDPNKAAFFFGEPQKVLVRIWEWFASGEIYLHLWITLIETVLAFALGTVLGLGVGLWLALSPLASALFDPYIKAANSMPRVILAPIFGVWFGLGIWSKVALGVTLVFFIVFFNVYQGVKEVSPVVLANARMLGASRKQLLRAVYLPSAMSWVFSSLHTSVGLAFVGSVVGEYLGSARGVGYLILQAEGTFDINTVFAGILVLTAFALILDAIVGVLEKRLMKWQPKSGETEKI
- the surE gene encoding 5'/3'-nucleotidase SurE, with protein sequence MRILLSNDDGYLAPGLAALYEALKPLADVTVMAPEQNCSGASNSLTLSRPLSVLRSANGFYYVNGTPTDSVHIALTGMLDHTPDLVVSGINNGQNMGEDTLYSGTVAAATEGIMFGVPAIAFSLVDKDWVHLEDATRVAAEIVAHYLESPLPGHPLLNVNIPNLPYEQLREWRITRLGKRHPSQPVIRQTNPRGEPIYWIGPSGSARDASEGTDFHAAANGFVSITPLQLDLTDTAMLPTACDWVRAGSGTS
- a CDS encoding ABC transporter ATP-binding protein → MTVAALALENITCTFASREKRGQRYTAVKDTTLRIAPGEFVSVVGPTGCGKSTLLNVGAGLLEPSSGAVTVFGETLKGINRRAGYMFQADALMPWRSAFDNVLAGLSFHDVPRAEARARADEWLKRVGLGGFGDRYPHQLSGGMRKRVAMAQTLILDPDIILMDEPFSALDIQTRQLMENELLDLWAAKRKAVLFITHDLDEAIAMSDRVVVLSAGPGTRPIGEFRIDLPRPRDVAEVRTHPRFVELHAQIWGVLRDEVLKGYQQQLNVAPEGN
- a CDS encoding NADPH:quinone oxidoreductase family protein; the encoded protein is MRAIRCNQYGPPETLSIEELPDLLPQAGQVAIDVKAASVNFPDVLIIQNKYQFKPPLPFTPGAEVAGIVRAVGDGVTQFSPGMRVVAYTQQGGFAEQAVADAAACVPLPDDADLETAAIFTLAYGTSHHAVVDRAALKAGETMLVLGAAGGVGLAAVEIGKALGARVIAAASSDEKLATCVAHGADATINYATEDLRECIKALTDGNGPDVIYDPVGGSYAEPAFRSIGWRGRYLVVGFANGEIPRLPLNLALLKGASIVGVFWGDFARREPQRNAAAFQEMLGWIRAGKLKPLVSARYPLEDTPRALNDMAQRRVLGKIVITP